One part of the bacterium genome encodes these proteins:
- a CDS encoding ATP-binding cassette domain-containing protein: MSIAPLSIRHLTKRYAAGFAVQDMSLELKAGEIFGLIGVNGAGKTTMIKAVLQLHGHDEGDIRLHGVDARLAESRRDVMYLPEKFAPSPLLTGLEFIRLTLSGYGLTASMEEVDAMAKELMLDPAALRRVVRGFSKGMGQKLGLMAVLLAKRKLLILDEPMSGLDPAARAELRQALIRYREAAKDRTIFFSSHILSDIESMCDRIGVMHGGVLAFTGTAAEFRAKHGRSKDLEAAYMHFLANASSPAKDKKRKA; the protein is encoded by the coding sequence ATGAGCATCGCCCCGCTTTCCATCCGCCATTTGACCAAACGTTATGCCGCCGGGTTCGCCGTGCAGGACATGTCACTGGAATTGAAGGCCGGGGAGATATTCGGGCTGATCGGCGTCAATGGCGCGGGCAAGACAACCATGATCAAAGCCGTGCTGCAGCTGCACGGGCATGACGAAGGCGATATCCGCCTGCACGGCGTGGATGCGCGGCTGGCGGAAAGCAGGCGCGACGTGATGTATCTGCCGGAGAAATTCGCCCCCTCGCCGCTGCTGACGGGGCTGGAATTCATCCGCCTTACCTTGTCGGGCTATGGGCTGACGGCCAGCATGGAGGAAGTGGATGCGATGGCCAAGGAGCTGATGCTCGACCCGGCGGCGCTCAGGCGCGTGGTGCGGGGCTTCTCCAAGGGCATGGGGCAGAAGCTCGGGCTGATGGCGGTGCTGCTGGCCAAGCGCAAATTATTGATCCTGGATGAGCCGATGAGCGGGCTGGACCCCGCCGCGCGGGCGGAACTGCGCCAGGCCCTGATACGCTACCGCGAGGCGGCAAAAGACCGGACCATCTTTTTCAGCTCGCATATCCTTTCGGATATCGAGAGCATGTGCGACCGCATCGGCGTGATGCATGGCGGGGTTCTCGCTTTTACTGGCACAGCGGCCGAATTTCGTGCTAAACACGGCCGCAGCAAGGACCTGGAGGCGGCTTATATGCATTTCCTTGCCAATGCTTCCAGCCCTGCGAAGGACAAAAAACGCAAGGCATAA